A genomic window from Anaerolineae bacterium includes:
- the bioA gene encoding adenosylmethionine--8-amino-7-oxononanoate transaminase, whose product MSFDLLEKDRKYIWHPYTQMKDYEKEYPVLIEKGEGCRLYDHEGNVYYDTISSWWCNVHGHNHPYIRSAIKKQLSELDHVLFAGFTHKNAILLAESLVQCSPENLSKVFYSDNGSTACEVALKMSFQFWKNKGQEKKEKFIGLENGYHGDTVGAMSVGGISVFHQTFAPLLFPAFKIPSPYCYRCPCAKKRETCAIECVDPLEELLKEHNNEIAGIILEPMMQGSGGFIIYPVEYLKRVSELADAYNIHLIVDEVATGFGRTGKMFAVEHADVKPDFMCLSKGITNGTLPLAATLTTDAIYDAFYADYTSNMTFYHGHTYTANPLSTAAGFASLEVFKKEKTLENAAAKIVTFHRIIQKFREIPIVGDVRYIGMVAAFELVRNRQTKEPFSFEDRIGLSVYKKGLKNGLILRPLGNVIYLFLPLCVTEEELMDIIDRTYGVLASLAV is encoded by the coding sequence ATGAGTTTTGACTTATTGGAAAAAGACAGAAAATATATCTGGCATCCTTATACCCAGATGAAAGATTATGAAAAGGAATATCCTGTCCTGATTGAAAAGGGGGAGGGTTGCCGTCTTTACGACCATGAAGGGAATGTCTATTATGACACCATCTCTTCCTGGTGGTGTAACGTCCACGGACACAATCATCCCTATATCCGGTCCGCGATAAAGAAACAGCTTTCCGAGCTTGATCATGTTCTCTTTGCCGGGTTTACCCATAAGAATGCAATATTGCTTGCAGAAAGTCTGGTTCAATGTTCCCCTGAAAATCTTAGCAAAGTCTTCTATTCAGACAACGGGTCCACCGCCTGCGAGGTAGCCCTGAAAATGTCATTCCAGTTTTGGAAAAATAAAGGGCAGGAAAAAAAGGAGAAATTTATCGGGCTTGAAAACGGATATCACGGCGACACTGTCGGAGCGATGAGCGTCGGCGGGATCTCGGTCTTTCATCAAACATTTGCTCCCCTCCTTTTCCCTGCATTTAAGATACCTTCTCCCTACTGTTACCGATGTCCGTGCGCTAAGAAACGGGAAACTTGCGCCATAGAGTGTGTTGATCCACTGGAGGAACTTCTTAAGGAACATAACAATGAGATCGCGGGGATCATCCTTGAGCCTATGATGCAGGGATCAGGCGGATTTATTATCTATCCTGTTGAATATCTTAAAAGGGTTTCAGAACTTGCCGATGCATACAATATCCATCTGATAGTGGATGAGGTTGCCACCGGTTTCGGAAGGACAGGAAAAATGTTTGCGGTGGAACATGCGGATGTTAAGCCGGATTTTATGTGCCTGTCAAAAGGGATAACCAACGGGACCCTTCCCCTTGCCGCTACCCTGACGACCGACGCGATATACGACGCCTTTTATGCTGATTATACCAGCAACATGACCTTTTATCACGGTCACACCTATACAGCCAACCCGTTAAGCACTGCCGCAGGATTCGCCTCTTTAGAGGTTTTTAAAAAAGAGAAGACCCTGGAAAATGCAGCGGCAAAAATTGTAACTTTTCACAGGATCATCCAAAAATTCAGAGAGATTCCGATTGTGGGTGATGTAAGATATATAGGGATGGTAGCAGCCTTCGAACTTGTAAGAAATAGACAAACCAAAGAACCGTTCTCCTTTGAAGACAGGATAGGATTGTCGGTTTACAAAAAAGGGCTGAAAAACGGATTGATCCTTCGCCCATTGGGGAATGTCATATATCTCTTTCTTCCGCTCTGTGTAACAGAAGAAGAGTTGATGGATATAATAGATCGGACATACGGTGTGCTTGCGTCATTAGCGGTTTAA
- the bioD gene encoding dethiobiotin synthase codes for MKNKSLFITGTNTGIGKTVICGCLARYLSRKGINVGIQKWVSTGNRNTSDDMDCCLSMLGREKEDIDNPLLLHPYTFDFPASPHLAAEMEGKEIDINKIAESYHTLVQRHDLLIVEGVGGVLVPLTQDRLLIDLVADLAIPVLIVTDSGLGTINHTLLTIEALTKRGIPILGMVFNFAGKENKIIEADNIKTISRIGKRPSFGSLSRVDSTEALIAEFEPIGKNILKALNRSWEHIIL; via the coding sequence ATGAAAAATAAAAGCTTATTTATTACAGGCACCAATACAGGCATAGGCAAAACCGTTATATGCGGCTGCCTGGCCAGGTACTTGAGCCGCAAAGGTATTAACGTCGGGATTCAAAAATGGGTAAGCACCGGAAACAGGAATACCTCGGATGACATGGATTGTTGTCTCTCGATGCTTGGAAGGGAAAAGGAAGATATTGACAACCCCTTGCTTTTACACCCATATACATTCGATTTTCCAGCCTCTCCGCATCTTGCCGCAGAAATGGAAGGGAAAGAGATTGATATTAATAAGATTGCAGAAAGCTATCATACGCTTGTGCAAAGACACGATCTTCTTATAGTCGAAGGGGTGGGTGGCGTCCTGGTTCCTCTTACCCAAGACCGTCTTCTGATCGATCTTGTGGCAGATCTTGCAATTCCGGTCTTAATTGTTACTGATAGCGGTTTAGGCACAATCAACCATACCCTTCTTACCATCGAGGCCCTGACAAAAAGAGGCATCCCGATATTAGGCATGGTCTTTAATTTTGCAGGAAAAGAGAATAAAATAATAGAAGCAGATAATATAAAAACTATTTCCAGGATAGGGAAAAGACCATCGTTTGGATCATTATCCAGGGTCGATTCAACGGAAGCGTTAATCGCTGAATTTGAACCTATAGGGAAAAATATTCTGAAAGCGCTAAATAGATCATGGGAGCATATAATATTATGA
- a CDS encoding Hsp20/alpha crystallin family protein, with translation MTLVRWDPFRNVATLQDRINRMFDESFLRSKDFDDEVSLASWKPTVDIYDTDDAIILKVELPGVDKEKVTVDVNDNVLTLKGERSIDKEIKEENYCRRERSFGSFHRSFTLPTAVNPEDIKATYKDGILTVEVPKPEEKKPKQITIDIK, from the coding sequence ATGACTCTCGTTAGATGGGATCCTTTCAGAAATGTAGCAACCTTGCAAGACCGTATTAATCGTATGTTTGATGAAAGCTTTCTCCGTTCAAAGGACTTTGATGATGAGGTTAGCCTGGCTTCGTGGAAGCCCACGGTAGACATTTATGACACTGATGACGCTATTATTCTCAAAGTTGAACTTCCCGGAGTAGATAAAGAAAAAGTTACTGTTGATGTTAATGATAATGTATTGACTCTTAAGGGTGAACGATCCATTGACAAAGAGATTAAGGAAGAAAACTACTGCCGCAGGGAAAGAAGTTTTGGTTCATTTCACAGATCTTTTACGCTGCCGACAGCTGTAAATCCCGAGGATATCAAGGCGACCTATAAAGACGGGATCCTTACGGTCGAAGTTCCAAAACCGGAAGAAAAGAAACCAAAACAAATAACCATAGATATAAAATAA
- a CDS encoding pyruvate carboxyltransferase, giving the protein MTEYDFWKIFPKMPGKVTIGDITIRDGFQHEEKFISTAAKIFYLEELIFAGCRHIEVTNLGSSFSMPQFRDAEDLFKHLKGDRFKKQCERKGVNYDDICFTAITIRETAVDRAISLRKKGVGPDRLLMMVSTEEEHHFANSGTTLPEYWKEAERCIKKCNDAGMKMCGTVSTIWGSPIGGAKDMKEAVEFAKRWLEIGAHDIEHADHDGSASAPDVYRYFSRTLDEIPDAALHIAHFHETKRTASASVLAALQAGITSFEATLGGLGGQPANFMDDCPTKGTGEYYYKDPRYVGLITLEDTLVQIDEMGIEHGYDVDRILWLGRQMEKTIGRRLRSEAIINGRTLNEGHMEFARPGLKERKIKLGEETGQKIPGDWNPKAVLP; this is encoded by the coding sequence ATGACTGAATATGATTTTTGGAAGATTTTTCCCAAAATGCCCGGAAAGGTAACTATCGGCGACATAACGATTAGGGACGGTTTTCAGCATGAAGAAAAATTCATTTCCACTGCGGCAAAGATATTTTATCTTGAAGAGCTGATATTCGCGGGCTGCAGGCATATTGAAGTAACTAATCTTGGAAGCTCATTTTCAATGCCTCAGTTCAGGGATGCTGAAGATTTGTTTAAACACCTTAAAGGGGACCGGTTTAAAAAACAATGTGAAAGAAAGGGGGTTAATTATGACGATATCTGCTTTACAGCGATTACGATCCGCGAAACAGCGGTTGATCGCGCTATTTCACTAAGAAAAAAGGGGGTTGGGCCTGATCGTCTTCTGATGATGGTTTCTACGGAAGAAGAGCATCATTTTGCAAACTCAGGGACAACGCTTCCCGAATACTGGAAAGAGGCGGAGCGTTGCATTAAAAAATGCAATGATGCGGGAATGAAGATGTGCGGAACGGTCAGCACTATCTGGGGGAGTCCAATTGGCGGGGCTAAGGACATGAAGGAGGCAGTGGAATTTGCAAAACGATGGCTGGAAATCGGAGCCCATGACATTGAACATGCGGACCATGACGGCAGCGCTTCAGCTCCTGATGTTTACCGTTATTTTTCCAGGACACTTGATGAAATTCCCGACGCTGCACTCCATATCGCCCATTTCCATGAAACAAAGCGCACAGCGTCGGCATCTGTTCTGGCTGCATTGCAGGCAGGAATTACAAGCTTTGAGGCAACCCTGGGAGGCCTTGGCGGGCAGCCGGCAAACTTCATGGACGACTGCCCCACCAAAGGAACCGGAGAATATTATTATAAAGATCCCAGATATGTGGGTCTAATTACACTTGAGGATACGCTGGTACAGATTGACGAGATGGGCATCGAGCATGGATATGATGTTGACCGCATCCTGTGGCTTGGCAGGCAGATGGAAAAGACAATTGGACGGAGACTCCGCTCCGAGGCTATAATCAATGGCCGGACTTTAAATGAAGGGCATATGGAATTTGCCCGGCCGGGTTTAAAGGAAAGAAAGATAAAATTAGGCGAAGAGACCGGACAAAAGATTCCCGGAGACTGGAATCCAAAAGCTGTGTTGCCTTAA
- the leuS gene encoding leucine--tRNA ligase: MDKKYDPKTVESKWQSCWDEKGLFKCKEDPDREKYYILEMFPYPSGKIHMGHVRNYTIGDVVARYKRMRGFNVLHPMGWDAFGMPAENAAIANNTHPAGWTYDNIKSMRSQLKRIGFSYDWDREIATCRPEYYRWEQWLFLKMYEKGMVYRKESFVNWCNTCKTVLANEQVEAGMCWRCGKPVRQKKLWQWFFRITDYAEDLLAYCDKLSGWPDKVITMQKNWIGKSIGAQIRFPIENAEDNSDKIIPVFTTRQDTVFGATFMCLAPEHPLVPGLSKGTGQEDKVGEFVERMSMQDRSDKAVESYEKEGVFTGSYCINPLSNRRMPIYTANFALMEYGTGAVMSVPAHDQRDFEFAKKYGLDIIVVVKPFDKDLDADSMTEAYTGEGVMVNSSRFDGMNNKKALDEIASFLDEKGFGEKTVNFRLRDWGVSRQRYWGAPIPMVYCNKCGVVPVPEEDLPVVLPEEADLLPGGRSPLAGLDYFARTRCPKCGSPDAKRETDTMDTFVESSWYFERYCSADYNGGMFDTKAVSYWMPVDQYIGGVEHAILHLLYSRYFTRVLKDLGLVKYKEPFTRLLTQGMVCKETASCSEHGFLFPEEAKGGFCKKCGNKVIIGRVEKMSKSKKNVIDPNIMLKKYGADVTRLFCLFAAPPERDLEWSDQGVDGSYRFLNRIWSLAAVWIDLIKGAIPFNGSPDELDESIRILYKKAHQTIKKVTDDIEGRFHFNTAISAVMELVNTMYGIDPATKSSEAAGVMRFAVESVILLLSPIVPHFTEELWDAMEHKSSVLLESWPLYREDALVQDSLEIVVQVNGKLRSKFRISADADDAAIKEMALSDERAREFINDKSIKRVIVVKKKLVNIVV; encoded by the coding sequence ATGGACAAGAAATACGATCCAAAAACCGTTGAATCAAAGTGGCAATCCTGTTGGGATGAGAAAGGGCTGTTTAAGTGTAAAGAGGATCCTGACAGGGAAAAGTATTATATTCTTGAGATGTTTCCCTATCCTTCAGGCAAGATACACATGGGTCATGTCAGAAACTACACCATAGGGGATGTGGTCGCAAGATATAAAAGAATGCGGGGATTTAATGTTCTGCATCCAATGGGATGGGATGCTTTTGGAATGCCCGCGGAAAACGCCGCTATTGCAAACAATACCCATCCTGCCGGATGGACATACGATAATATCAAGTCGATGCGATCTCAGCTGAAGCGCATAGGTTTCAGCTATGACTGGGACAGGGAAATAGCTACCTGCAGGCCCGAATATTACAGGTGGGAACAGTGGCTGTTTTTAAAGATGTATGAAAAAGGGATGGTATATAGAAAGGAGTCTTTTGTAAACTGGTGCAATACCTGTAAAACTGTTCTTGCCAATGAGCAGGTAGAGGCCGGCATGTGCTGGAGATGCGGGAAACCGGTTCGCCAGAAAAAGCTCTGGCAATGGTTTTTCCGTATAACCGATTATGCAGAAGATTTGCTTGCTTATTGCGACAAGCTTTCCGGCTGGCCTGACAAGGTCATCACCATGCAGAAAAACTGGATCGGCAAGAGCATAGGCGCACAGATAAGATTCCCGATTGAAAATGCCGAAGATAATTCAGACAAGATTATACCTGTATTTACAACCCGTCAGGATACGGTTTTCGGAGCAACCTTCATGTGTCTTGCCCCTGAGCATCCGCTTGTGCCAGGGCTTTCAAAAGGCACCGGCCAGGAAGATAAGGTTGGAGAGTTTGTGGAACGGATGTCAATGCAGGATAGATCTGACAAGGCTGTTGAAAGTTATGAAAAGGAAGGGGTTTTTACCGGTTCATATTGCATAAATCCATTGAGCAACAGGCGCATGCCTATATATACAGCTAATTTTGCTCTCATGGAATATGGCACAGGCGCTGTTATGTCGGTGCCGGCACACGACCAGCGTGATTTTGAATTTGCCAAAAAATACGGTCTTGACATTATTGTTGTTGTAAAGCCTTTTGATAAGGACCTTGATGCAGACTCCATGACCGAAGCATATACAGGTGAAGGGGTTATGGTCAATTCCAGCCGGTTTGACGGCATGAACAACAAAAAAGCCCTTGATGAAATCGCCTCTTTTCTTGACGAAAAGGGCTTTGGAGAAAAAACAGTCAACTTCAGATTAAGGGATTGGGGTGTTTCCAGACAGCGTTACTGGGGAGCCCCCATTCCCATGGTTTATTGCAATAAATGCGGGGTTGTTCCCGTCCCTGAAGAGGATCTTCCGGTTGTATTGCCTGAGGAGGCTGATCTTTTGCCAGGAGGAAGGTCGCCGCTCGCAGGTCTTGATTATTTTGCAAGAACCAGGTGCCCGAAGTGCGGCAGCCCGGACGCAAAAAGAGAAACCGATACAATGGATACATTCGTTGAATCCTCCTGGTATTTTGAGAGATACTGCAGCGCAGATTACAATGGCGGCATGTTTGATACAAAGGCTGTTTCCTACTGGATGCCGGTTGATCAATATATCGGCGGGGTTGAGCATGCTATTTTGCATCTGCTTTATTCAAGGTATTTTACACGCGTGCTAAAAGATCTTGGACTTGTTAAATACAAGGAGCCTTTTACCAGACTGCTGACACAGGGTATGGTCTGCAAGGAGACTGCTTCCTGCTCTGAGCATGGATTTCTTTTCCCTGAAGAAGCCAAAGGCGGTTTTTGCAAAAAATGCGGCAACAAGGTCATAATAGGCCGGGTTGAAAAGATGTCCAAGTCAAAAAAGAATGTGATAGATCCGAATATTATGCTCAAAAAATACGGCGCTGATGTTACACGGCTCTTTTGTCTTTTTGCGGCTCCGCCCGAGAGGGACCTTGAATGGAGCGACCAGGGGGTTGACGGGTCATACCGTTTCCTGAATCGTATATGGAGCCTTGCGGCAGTCTGGATCGATTTGATAAAAGGGGCGATCCCTTTTAACGGCAGTCCTGACGAACTGGACGAGAGCATACGGATTTTATATAAAAAAGCCCATCAAACAATAAAAAAGGTTACCGATGATATAGAAGGCAGGTTCCATTTCAATACAGCAATCAGCGCTGTAATGGAGCTTGTTAATACCATGTACGGCATAGACCCGGCAACAAAAAGCTCTGAAGCCGCGGGAGTAATGAGATTTGCCGTGGAATCGGTTATACTGCTTTTATCACCCATAGTTCCACATTTTACTGAAGAACTCTGGGATGCCATGGAGCATAAATCCAGCGTTCTTTTGGAATCATGGCCATTATACAGAGAAGATGCTCTTGTGCAAGACAGCCTTGAAATAGTAGTGCAGGTAAACGGCAAACTTCGCAGC